A portion of the Bactrocera neohumeralis isolate Rockhampton chromosome 2, APGP_CSIRO_Bneo_wtdbg2-racon-allhic-juicebox.fasta_v2, whole genome shotgun sequence genome contains these proteins:
- the LOC126751557 gene encoding ATP-dependent Clp protease ATP-binding subunit clpX-like, mitochondrial produces MSVVRHFVLLSQLPKLGPNYYWLKGVCCASVVSQIRSPNGTVTSTRCLHNHTDGNGPFRTTVTATAASSGNGSTTSGSTTSGTGASNGGSMGGVGGGGGATTTGSGGEPPNDKNILSCPKCGNPCTQVETFVSSTRFVKCAKCNHFFVVLSEVDTKKNAKEEPKNYRKPPPPPQKIMEYLDRHVVGQDFAKKVLAVAVYNHYKRIHHNLPQVQTQTNIQSNDAMGRTDLLHISGIGHTIGNTSGTELPPKGHLSGAGNSSGAHHAHSDSGSEILDKQNYEVKLEKSNILMLGPTGSGKTLIAQTIARCLDVPFAICDCTTLTQAGYVGEDIESVISKLLQDANYNVERAQTGIVFLDEVDKIGAVPGIHQLRDVGGEGVQQGMLKMLEGTIVNVPERNSPRKLRGETVQVDTTNILFVASGAYTGLDRLIARRLNEKYLGFGIPSTNSSGRRAAQSTASPMDSDQEERDKSLKKVQARDLVEFGMIPEFVGRFPVIVPFHSLNVSMLVRILTEPKNALIPQYKALIGMDKVELTFERDAIESIAAMAMERHTGARGLRSIMEQLLLDPMFLVPGSDITGVHITADYVKGDAQPVYVRKENGDDGTADENDSEGKNYEDSESAKVRITQ; encoded by the exons GAGTCTGTTGCGCCAGCGTCGTTAGTCAGATCAGAAGTCCCAATGGCACGGTAACCTCAACACGTTGCCTGCACAATCATACAGATGGCAATGGACCCTTCCGCACAACCGTCACAGCTACCGCGGCGTCGTCGGGCAATGGCAGCACCACTAGCGGCAGCACCACATCGGGCACAGGCGCCAGCAATGGCGGTTCGATGGGTGGTGtcggcggtggtggtggcgcCACGACCACAGGCAGCGGCGGTGAACCACCCAATGACAAGAATATACTCTCCTGTCCGAAATGTGGTAATCCATGCACCCAAGTGGAGACTTTTGTCAGTTCGACACGTTTCGTGAAGTGCGCCAAATGTAATCACTTCTTCGTTGTGCTCTCCGAAGTCGATACGAAGAAGAATGCAAAGGAGGAGCCGAAAAATTATCGCAaaccaccaccgccaccacagaaaattatggAGTACTTGGATCGTCATGTGGTCGGACAGGATTTTGCGAAAAAGGTACTCGCCGTCGCCGTGTACAATCACTACAAACGCATACACCATAATTTGCCACAAGTGCAGACGCAAACGAACATACAGTCCAACGATGCAATGGGCCGCACCGATTTGCTGCATATATCCGGTATTGGACACACAATAGGTAACACATCAGGCACAGAATTGCCGCCGAAGGGGCACTTGTCCGGTGCTGGTAATAGCAGTGGCGCACATCATGCGCATTCGGATAGCGGTTCGGAAATATTGGATAAGCAAAATTACGAAGTCAAATTGGAGAAGAGTAATATTTTGATGTTGGGCCCAACCGGTTCGGGTAAAACTTTGATTGCACAGACAATTGCACGGTGTCTCGATGTACCGTTTGCGATCTGTGATTGCACCACCCTCACACAAGCCGGCTATGTTGGTGAGGACATCGAAAGCGTAATTTCAAAGCTGCTACAAGACGCTAACTACAA TGTTGAGCGCGCTCAAACCGGCATTGTGTTCTTGGATGAAGTCGACAAAATCGGCGCTGTGCCCGGCATACATCAGTTGCGTGACGTGGGCGGCGAGGGTGTGCAACAGGGCATGCTGAAAATGCTGGAAGGCACCATCGTCAACGTGCCCGAACGTAATTCACCGCGTAAATTGCGAGGCGAGACTGTACAAGTGGACACGACGAATATACTTTTTGTGGCGTCGGGCGCCTATACTGGACTGGATCGTCTTATTGCAAGGCGACTCAACGAAAAG TACTTGGGTTTCGGCATACCATCAACAAATTCGTCCGGGCGTCGTGCCGCTCAATCGACCGCTTCTCCGATGGACAGTGATCAGGAGGAACGTGATAAAAGCCTGAAAAAAGTGCAAGCTAGAGATCTCGTCGAATTCGGCATGATACCT GAATTTGTTGGTCGCTTCCCCGTCATTGTTCCCTTCCACAGCCTCAATGTGAGTATGCTGGTGAGAATTCTAACCGAACCCAAGAATGCCTTAATACCGCAGTACAAGGCGCTCATTGGCATGGATAAGGTGGAGTTAACATTCGAGCGTGATGCCATCGAATCGATAGCCGCCATGGCAATGGAGCGTCATACCGGCGCACGTGGCCTCCGTTCGATTATG GAGCAATTGTTGCTAGATCCCATGTTTTTGGTGCCCGGTTCCGACATCACCGGTGTACACATCACCGCCGACTACGTGAAGGGCGACGCACAGCCTGTGTATGTACGCAAAGAAAATGGCGATGACGGTACCGCGGATGAGAATGATAGTGAGGGTAAAAACTATGAGGACAGCGAAAGCGCCAAAGTACGCATCACGCAATAA